CTGGCTACCAGCGTGCCGTTCCCTTGGCTACCGCTGCCGAGAACGGCAAAACGCATGCGATCAGCCCAGGTTGTCCTGAATCACGGTCAACACTTTGCGCGCCACGTCTGCTGGCGCCACGGTGTTGATGTTTTTCTCGACGGTGACTTGTACGTTCTCGCCGACCTTGCTCAGGCGAACCTGATAACGCTCGGCGCGGGCTTCAACTTCTTCCTTGTTCGGCTTGCTGCCGAACAGGCTGCCGAAGAAACCTGGCTGCTCATCCTTCTTCTCGGCCTTTTCGGCGAGGTTGATGTAGTACAGGCCCAGGCTGCGGTTGATGTCTTCAACACGCCATTCGCCCTGTTCCAGCGCACGACCGACGCTCGACCAGGCACGATCCAGGTCGGTACCGACGTTGAGCACCGGGTTGCCGCTGCCATCCTCGGTCAGGCTGACACGGCTTGGCGTATCGAAATCACGCGAGGCCAGCATGGAGACCGAACCGCCCTTCTCCGAAGTGCGGCTCATGCTCGCGAGCATGTCGTCGACCAATGCTGCGTCCAGGCCGGTGTTGACCGAACGATTGGTGAAATCGACGTTGGCGGTGCTGCCGGCAGGACGCTCGGCGCTGACCACATAGACTTCACTGGTGTTGCGCTGCACGCCTGGCTCGATACGCACCCGTACGCGGGTTTCGCTGTCGGCGCCGACACCGGCCGCGCTCAGGCGCTTGGCCATGGCTGCGGACAGTTCGTCGGAATGTTGCCAGGTGGTAGTGAACTCACCGGTTTGCGGGCGCTGTTCGTCCAGACGGAAACCGTTGTCCTGGAAGAACTGCACGGCCACTGGCCAGACTTCGGCCGGTGGGTTCTGAGCCATGATCCAACGCGAATCGCCGCTCTTCTGCAAGGAGTAGGCGCTGATATCAGCCGCCGCCGACAGCGGCTGCGGACGAGGCACGACATATTCGCCCTTGGCTGTATCGTCGGCCACATTGCGCGGGATCGGCAACAGTGGATCCAGACGCTTGGAGGTGCTGACGTTCGGTGGCAGTTGCATCGGTGCAGTCTGTTGCGCTTCCAGGTAATCGCTACCACGGTCACGGAAGTAACCTTCCGGGCCCCAGATCCATCCGCAGCCACTGGTGCTGGAGATAATCAAGGCAAGTGCGGAAAGTCCGGCCATTCGCTTCATGCGTAGTACTTCCTCAATTAAACCAGGACGCCGGACTGGCGCATGGCCTGCCGCAGCGGTTCGTGACAGGCAGCACTGAGCCAGGTGAGCGGCAGACGGATACCGTCCGGCATCAGGCCCATTTCATGCAGCGCCCATTTCACGGGGATAGGGTTGGATTCGATAAACAGGGTTTTATTGAGTGGCATCAGCTTTTCGTGGATCGCCCGGGCTTTGACGGCATCACCGGCCATCGCAGCGGCGCACAGCTCGCTCATGGCGCGCGGCGCAACGTTGGCGGTCACCGAAATGTTGCCCTTGCCACCGAGCAGCATCAGCTCGACCGCGGTCGCATCGTCACCGGAATAGACCAGGAAGTCGCTGCTCACGCCGGCCAGGATGTCCTTGGCGCGCTGCAGGTCGCCCGTGGCTTCCTTGATGCCGATGATGTTCTTCACGGTCGACAGGCGGATTACCGTCTCGGCCTGCATGTCGCACGCGGTACGACCCGGCACATTGTAAAGAATCTGCGGGATATCGACCGCTTCGGCGATGGCGCGGAAGTGCAGGTACAGGCCTTCTTGCGTCGGCTTGTTGTAATAAGGGGTTACCAGCAGGCACGCATCGGCGCCAGCGTTCTTCGCGTTGGTCGTCAGTTCGATCGCTTCACGCGTCGAATTGGCGCCCGTACCGGCGATCACCGGAATACGCCCTGCAACCTGGGCAACCACGCGACGAATCACTTCGATGTGCTCGTTCACGTCAAGCGTGGCCGACTCACCCGTAGTGCCGACCGCCACGATGGCGTTGGTGCCCTCTTGCAGGTGGAAGTCCACCAGTTTGCTCAGGCTGTCCCAGTCGAGACGACCCTGTGCATCCATGGGTGTGACCAGTGCCACCATACTGCCCGCAATCATGCAACCGCTCCTGCCGGAAAAAGAGAGCGGTAATGGTACTGGCGCCAAGATGCTTGTACAAGCGAAGTACTGCGCTGCCGCCATTCCCCTTGGCGCTGCTTTTCGCTACCCTTCAGACTTTGATCGGTACTGATAAGCTCGTACGCCGGTTTCCAGCCTCCATTTTCGGCATCACAAGCCCCGATCCAGCGTTGCCACCCCCCGCTCTTGCCATACTGGAGCACGTTGCAACCTTCGGCTGGGGGTTTGTGAATTCGCATCCGCAGGCTCGTCCCGGCAAAAAAGCCCATAAACAGTATCGACCGCTCATCGCTTTAGGAATGCTGCATGTCCACCCCCACAGTTCGCGAACAATTCCTTGTCATCAGTGCCCTCGGCGCCAACCCCATGGAGCTGACTAACGTCCTGTGCCGCGCCAGCCATGAAAACCGCTGCGCCGTGGTCACCTCTCGCCTGACGCGTCATGGCGAATGCAGCGCGCTGATCCTTGAGATCTCCGGCAGCTGGGACGCCCTGGCGCGCCTCGAAGGCAGTCTGCCAGTACTGGCCAAACGACACGCTTTCACTGTCAACGTGGTGCGCAGCGCAGCCCTGGAGAACCGCCCCCAGGCCCTGCCGTACGTCGCCTACGTCAGCTCGGCCTACCGCCCGGACATCATCAACGAGCTGTGCCAGTTCTTCATGGACCACAACGTCGAGCTGGAGAATCTGACCTGCGACACCTATCAGGCTCCGCAGACCGGCGGCACCATGCTCAACGCCACGTTTACCGTGACCTTGCCGGCCGGCACCCAGATCAGCTGGCTGCGCGACCAGTTCCTGGATTTCGCCGACGCCATGAACCTGGACGCACTGATTGAACCGTGGCGCCCACAAAACCCAATGTAAGGAAGCTTTCATGGCCGTAGCCATCGACCAACCGGTTGCCGACTTCGAAGCACCCGCCACCAGCGGGCAGACCGTCAGCCTCGCGGCCCTCAAAGGCAAGCAAGTGGTGATTTACTTCTACCCGAAGGACAGCACGCCGGGCTGCACCACCGAAGGCCAGGGTTTTCGCGACCAGTACGCGGCGTTCAAGGCGGCCAACACCGAGGTGTTCGGCCTATCTCGCGACAGCCTGAAGTCTCACGAAAACTTCAAGTGCAAGCAGGAGTTCCCCTTCGAGCTGATCAGCGACAAGGACGAAGCCATCTGTCAGCTGTTCGACGTGATCAAGCTTAAAAAGCTCTACGGCAAGGAATATATGGGTGTTGATCGCAGCACGTTCCTGATCGACAAGGATGGCGTGCTGCGTCAGGAATGGCGCGGCGTGAAGGTGCCGGGGCATGTGGATGCGGTTTTGGCGGCTGCTCAGGCACTGAACAAGGCCTGATTTTTTTTGGCGTCTATTCGGACGCCTTCGCGGGCAAGCCCGCCCCCATAGGGATGGCATGAACCCTGTGGGAGCGGGCTTGCCCGCGAAGAGGCCCTGAAATCGACGATCAAAGCAGCGGCGACACCTCCGGCTCCTTGCGCGGCCAGGCATCCAGCACGGCTTTGAACAACGTCGCCAGGGGAATCGCAAAGAACACGCCCCAAAAGCCCCACAACCCGCCAAACAGCAGCACCGCGCAGATGATCGCCACCGGGTGCAGGTTGACCGCCTCCGAGAACAGCAGCGGCACCAGCACGTTACCGTCCAGCGTCTGGATGATCCCGTAGACCGCCATCAAATAGATGAACTGATCGCTCCACCCCCATTGGAACAGCGCAATCAGCAGCACCGGCACGGTCACCACCACCGCCCCGACATAGGGCACCACTACCGACACACCCACCAACAACGCCAGCAGCGCCGCATAGTTGAGCCCCAGCGCCACGAAAGCGATGTAGGTCACGCCCCCACAAATGAAGATTTCGATGACCTTGCCACGAATGTAATTGGCAATCTGCCGGTTCATTTCCTGGGCGACTCGAGTGATCAGCGCTCGCTCCCGCGGCAGGTAACCACGCACCCACTGGCCGATCATCTCCCGGTCCTTGAGGAAGAAGAACACCAGGATCGGCACCAGCACCAGGTAGATCATGATGTTCACCAGCAGCGGCAAGCTCGACAACGAGAACGTCAGCGCCCACTGGCCGAATTTGCCGATCTCGCCCCGCGCCACTTCGATTGCCTGTAGCACTTGCTCATCCGACACCAGATGCGGATAACGCTCGGGCAGCAGCAATAGCAGTGATTGCCACTTGGCGAGCATGCCGGGCAATTCGTTGAACAGCGTGATCAACTGATGCCAAAGCAATGGCACCACGACGAGGATGAATACCAGCAGCCCCCCCATGAACAACGCGAAGACCAGCCCCACCGCCGCGGCCCCCGGCAGACGCAGGCGCTCGAGGATCACCACCAACCCCTGCATCAGATACGCCAGCACCATCCCGGCCAGCACTGGCGCAAGCATTCCACCCAGGGTGAGTACGGCGGTAAATGCCAGAAACAGCAGCACCGCCAGCACCACGGCCTCTTCATCCGAGAAATAGCGCTGAATCCAGTCGCGTAACACTTTGAACATCAATAATCCTTAGGAACGAACGCCGCAGGTTT
The Pseudomonas sp. GR 6-02 genome window above contains:
- the dapA gene encoding 4-hydroxy-tetrahydrodipicolinate synthase codes for the protein MIAGSMVALVTPMDAQGRLDWDSLSKLVDFHLQEGTNAIVAVGTTGESATLDVNEHIEVIRRVVAQVAGRIPVIAGTGANSTREAIELTTNAKNAGADACLLVTPYYNKPTQEGLYLHFRAIAEAVDIPQILYNVPGRTACDMQAETVIRLSTVKNIIGIKEATGDLQRAKDILAGVSSDFLVYSGDDATAVELMLLGGKGNISVTANVAPRAMSELCAAAMAGDAVKARAIHEKLMPLNKTLFIESNPIPVKWALHEMGLMPDGIRLPLTWLSAACHEPLRQAMRQSGVLV
- a CDS encoding glycine cleavage system protein R encodes the protein MSTPTVREQFLVISALGANPMELTNVLCRASHENRCAVVTSRLTRHGECSALILEISGSWDALARLEGSLPVLAKRHAFTVNVVRSAALENRPQALPYVAYVSSAYRPDIINELCQFFMDHNVELENLTCDTYQAPQTGGTMLNATFTVTLPAGTQISWLRDQFLDFADAMNLDALIEPWRPQNPM
- the bamC gene encoding outer membrane protein assembly factor BamC, with translation MKRMAGLSALALIISSTSGCGWIWGPEGYFRDRGSDYLEAQQTAPMQLPPNVSTSKRLDPLLPIPRNVADDTAKGEYVVPRPQPLSAAADISAYSLQKSGDSRWIMAQNPPAEVWPVAVQFFQDNGFRLDEQRPQTGEFTTTWQHSDELSAAMAKRLSAAGVGADSETRVRVRIEPGVQRNTSEVYVVSAERPAGSTANVDFTNRSVNTGLDAALVDDMLASMSRTSEKGGSVSMLASRDFDTPSRVSLTEDGSGNPVLNVGTDLDRAWSSVGRALEQGEWRVEDINRSLGLYYINLAEKAEKKDEQPGFFGSLFGSKPNKEEVEARAERYQVRLSKVGENVQVTVEKNINTVAPADVARKVLTVIQDNLG
- a CDS encoding peroxiredoxin translates to MAVAIDQPVADFEAPATSGQTVSLAALKGKQVVIYFYPKDSTPGCTTEGQGFRDQYAAFKAANTEVFGLSRDSLKSHENFKCKQEFPFELISDKDEAICQLFDVIKLKKLYGKEYMGVDRSTFLIDKDGVLRQEWRGVKVPGHVDAVLAAAQALNKA
- a CDS encoding AI-2E family transporter; translation: MFKVLRDWIQRYFSDEEAVVLAVLLFLAFTAVLTLGGMLAPVLAGMVLAYLMQGLVVILERLRLPGAAAVGLVFALFMGGLLVFILVVVPLLWHQLITLFNELPGMLAKWQSLLLLLPERYPHLVSDEQVLQAIEVARGEIGKFGQWALTFSLSSLPLLVNIMIYLVLVPILVFFFLKDREMIGQWVRGYLPRERALITRVAQEMNRQIANYIRGKVIEIFICGGVTYIAFVALGLNYAALLALLVGVSVVVPYVGAVVVTVPVLLIALFQWGWSDQFIYLMAVYGIIQTLDGNVLVPLLFSEAVNLHPVAIICAVLLFGGLWGFWGVFFAIPLATLFKAVLDAWPRKEPEVSPLL